One region of Labrus mixtus chromosome 1, fLabMix1.1, whole genome shotgun sequence genomic DNA includes:
- the alpk3b gene encoding alpha-protein kinase 3, producing the protein MGSRRITTRSSSGNGRSSNGDDTRPASCSYLSNVRPENRSTLCSVIAQLTEETQPSFETTLKSKAVSENCNVKFSCVVTGHPTPQVIWYKDDMQLDRYCGLPKYELFRNGQNHSLHIYNCTVDDAAIYQASASNTKGIVSCSGVLEVGEMNEYKIHQRYFGKLKQKAENKRREAEGKENQEPFRTISPDRTQRKRRSTMDAFLSTPSSTEDEGSEVSPQAVTEEAETRLQEEAAVEKVEEKPVPITNGAVSAVTNGQAISENINKSGTYIYDSAQKSFTAHKPRTPFVKKKLRISNSAKVAKSDAPGERTPEERRAVTSVALTTTEPVRSEGNSEEVMEVESILWSTVVDSTSRNVREQKSETVEVFPAERPSEDKVSVKVTMPSHKELLSPSVPPATLTSSSYTVSGTIEKQAAKHERDAARRDKKEKLEMQNISPHSISAQPQPIAAEAKQQSEVKEDISKKENVSGMDVDKKSSSSTRGSPAHRDVQSVNVQVESWTVLPQRPCEQAGDQLSETETSPHQKNVSVSGPALLSEVTQAHTKMNRNDAPVIPEVQSNQYTMDVQPPQRTPSKKETMTDDIQTLSLHSVPQSADKIMTQDTQDHTRGSNEIHTVLYTDIQKSSLQSPGHAENSRGCNVSPCAIQSQVDTAIKTVEGTNLQVDEKVESNEASRSLVQSDRWAPKERVVEMETDTAALHMTEQIETEEMTKVTNPQTDAASDEESKKNAHVLKRVEGNTLETHNWKSTRREPALPLQTKTQENTSLSQPPIKELQKIPEPVTAVISIAELLRSQIKALESTLDNSLTTTPLHADSVQEPPSTGKCTEFKDGNNKPDVRKSKLDRVTETSNDVPPIRNIKETLMEIYHQLNPTDQELIQTQVETSPPAPKMIPPISNEETGTTIKTAGVHGSAREYTECAMDICPETKTSAVVSQKHSTDVSLSGSESVNSPPLPSKEELIYSSISKLSVSVTQEAGTPLTVAPLKASSQGENITVLEHAKVEPVLSKGIKVTQRLSPEIKLNSKTEREIKETNSATDFDQYKKEDEKNTYLQSLQRSPVESAPGNTISQDLDSSRIAPPASPTPEASPLLERRNSVSPIPSATPQELASGARRKIVIPKARPDEVTDTTSTADNQSLIKEVSTQSNRLSPSPVTLSTSPSLSRRSPLLQPPSEPTSPQVRHSPLFSRKKIVLETQAPSQQPSPGIQTTKSEEKPAENDKRDPFKAPQVIRKIRGETFTDTSGHLKLWCQFFNVLGDSTIKWYRNEEQIAQIKRSAGDETQVNLAIVQASCKDSGVYRCTISNEYGTDSTDYLLSADILSGLSLREDLGVGEEIEMTPLIFSRGVADPGVWGNKFFGRVMMQESRIGDGCSHKVWRAKVIYGLEPVFESGNTCIIKVGSPINYGGKGESCLIDRNLEFVKQECKIQNLAREYCKIFAAEARAIEHFGPSLEVIPVYLIYRPANTVPYATVEADLTGVYQKYSVLDHTGRIDMKTGSEVERKCCALQHWIHQWTNGNLLLTRLEGVDTKITNVGISVKSTGHQGLSVEGNAKVFEQFVSQHQCNYFCGLLGLRSLKVMDSLLTPTKPKGSRSPLLQRKTTAGSASPQNVRKAAGSPRMPRKTEQEGRNTTTKQNPAEAPKIVQME; encoded by the exons ATGGGTTCACGTAGGATTACAACACGCTCTTCTTCTGGAAATGGACGGTCGAGTAACGGGGATGACACTCGGCCAGCAAGCTGCAGTTACCTCTCCAACGTGAGGCCAGAAAACAG GAGCACTCTCTGCAGTGTGATAGCGCAGCTAACGGAGGAAACACAGCCGTCCTTTGAAACAACCCTCAAGTCCAAAGCCGTGTCTGAGAACTGCAATGTCAAGTTCTCTTGTGTGGTTACAG gacaCCCTACTCCTCAAGTTATTTGGTATAAGGATGATATGCAGTTAGACAGATACTGTGGACTGCCAAAGTATGAATTATTCCGCAATGGACAAAATCATTCCCTGCACATTTACAA TTGCACTGTGGATGATGCAGCTATATACCAGGCGTCAGCCAGCAACACTAAAGGTATTGTGTCTTGCTCTGGGGTACTGGAGGTGGGTGAAATGAACGAGTATAAGATCCACCAGCGCTACTTTGGCAAGTTGAAACAAAAGGCTGAGAACAAACGCAGAGAAGCAGAAGGTAAAGAAAACCAGGAGCCGTTCCGAACCATAAGTCCGGACCGCACCCAGAGGAAGCGTCGTTCCACAATGGACGCCTTTCTCAGCACGCCAAGCTCCACAGAGGACGAGGGCAGTGAGGTGAGCCCTCAGGCGGTCACTGAGGAGGCTGAGACCAGGTTACAGGAGGAGGCAGCTGTGGAAAAGGTAGAAGAAAAGCCAGTCCCCATCACTAACGGAGCAGTGTCTGCTGTAACTAATGGACAGGCCATCAGTGAAAACATTAACAAGAGCGGGACATACATATATGACTCTGCCCAGAAGAGTTTTACTGCACACAAACCAAGAACTCCCTTCGTCAAAAAGAAGCTTAGAATTTCCAATAGTGCAAAAGTTGCAAAATCAGACGCACCAGGAGAGAGGACCCCTGAGGAGAGAAGGGCCGTAACCTCTGTAGCTCTGACCACAACAGAGCCAGTGAGGTCTGAGGGGAATTCAGAAGAAGTTATGGAGGTAGAGAGCATTTTATGGTCAACTGTTGTGGATTCAACCTCCAGAAACGTGAGGGAGCAGAAATCAGAAACAGTGGAAGTATTCCCTGCTGAGAGGCCTTCAGAGGACAAAGTATCTGTTAAGGTAACCATGCCTTCACACAAAGAACTGCTCTCCCCCTCAGTACCTCCAGCCACTCTTACATCCAGTAGTTATACTGTGTCAGGAACTATTGAGAAACAAGCTGCAAAGCATGAGAGGGATGCTGCTAGgagagataaaaaagaaaagttggaaATGCAGAACATAAGTCCTCATTCTATCTCCGCACAACCACAGCCAATTGCAGCAGAAGCAAAACAGCAGAGCGAGGTAAAAGAGGacatttctaaaaaagaaaatgtttcaggcATGGATGTTGACAAGAAGTCAAGTAGTTCAACAAGAGGATCTCCAGCACACAGAGACGTTCAGTCAGTGAATGTACAAGTTGAAAGCTGGACTGTTTTACCTCAGCGTCCATGTGAACAGGCTGGAGATCAGCTGTCAGAGACGGAAACAAGCCCCCaccaaaaaaatgtgtcagtgtctgGGCCAGCGCTGTTGAGTGAG GTTACACAGGCCCATACAAAGATGAACAGGAATGACGCACCTGTCATCCCCGAGGTTCAATCCAACCAATATACGATGGATGTACAACCACCACAAAGGACTCCATCTAAAAAAGAGACCATGACAGATGACATCCAGACCCTTTCTTTGCACAGTGTTCCTCAATCAGCTGATAAAATAATGACCCAGGACACACAAGATCATACCAGGGGATCAAATGAAATCCATACGGTGCTTTATACAGACATACAGAAGTCATCCCTCCAAAGCCCAGGTCATGCTGAGAACTCCCGTGGGTGTAACGTTTCTCCCTGCGCCATTCAAAGCCAAGTTGATACGGCCATAAAAACTGTTGAAGGCACCAATCTGCAAGTTGATGAGAAGGTAGAGAGTAACGAGGCAAGTAGGTCTTTAGTACAGTCTGACAGGTGGGCCCCAAAGGAGAGGGTGGTTGAAATGGAGACTGACACTGCAGCTCTACATATGACTGAACAAATTGAAACAGAAGAAATGACAAAGGTGACAAATCCACAAACTGATGCTGCATCTGATGAAGAAAGTAAGAAGAATGCACATGTACTTAAAAGGGTTGAGGGAAACACATTGGAAACACACAATTGGAAGTCAACTAGGCGCGAACCAGCTCTGCCACTCCAAACAAAAACTCAAGAAAACACAAGCTTGTCTCAACCACCAATTAAAGAATTACAAAAAATTCCAGAGCCTGTTACAGCAGTTATATCAATAGCTGAGCTTTTGAGATCACAAATAAAGGCCCTTGAGTCTACACTTGACAATTCATTAACCACCACACCGCTTCATGCTGACTCTGTGCAAGAGCCGCCTTCTACTGGAAAATGTACAGAGTTTAAAGATGGAAACAACAAACCAGACGTCAGGAAGTCTAAGCTTGACAGGGTGACTGAGACGAGTAATGACGTTCCTCCTATCAGAAACATAAAGGAAACCCTTATGGAGATTTATCATCAACTAAATCCAACTGATCAGGAACTAATTCAGACTCAGGTTGAAACTTCACCACCTGCCCCCAAAATGATTCCACCTATCTCCAACGAAGAAACTGGCACCACTATAAAGACTGCTGGGGTTCATGGTAGTGCCAGAGAATATACAGAATGCGCAATGGACATTTGCCCAGAAACTAAAACATCGGCTGTGGTTTCTCAAAAACATTCCACTGATGTTTCCCTGTCTGGGAGTGAAAGTGTCAATTCTCCTCCTTTACCTTCCAAGGAAGAACTGATTTATAGCTCAATTTCAAAACTTTCTGTAAGCGTAACTCAAGAAGCAGGTACTCCACTTACAGTGGCACCTTTAAAAGCCAGTAGTCAAGGGGAAAATATTACTGTTTTAGAGCATGCTAAAGTTGAACCTGTTCTTAGCAAAGGCATCAAAGTTACACAAAGGTTAAGTCCAGAAATAAAACTCAACAGCAAAACTGAAAGAGAGATTAAAGAAACAAATTCTGCAACAGATTTTGATCAATACAAAAaggaagatgaaaaaaacacttatttgcAGAGTTTACAAAGATCCCCTGTTGAAAGTGCCCCAGGTAATACTATTTCTCAAGATTTGGATTCTTCAAGGATTGCCCCCCCAGCCAGTCCAACTCCCGAGGCCAGTCCATTGTTAGAGAGAAGAAATAGTGTTTCTCCCATTCCTTCTGCTACGCCACAAGAGCTGGCCTCTGGTGCCAGACGCAAAATCGTTATACCCAAAGCCAGACCTGATGAGGTCACAGACACCACATCAACAGCTGATAACCAAAGTCTAATAAAGGAAGTTTCTACACAAAGCAACAGACTTTCTCCAAGTCCTGTTACCCTCTCTACGTCTCCTAGTCTGTCACGGCGCTCACCTCTACTGCAGCCCCCAAGTGAGCCAACATCCCCCCAAGTGAGGCATTCTCCGCTCTTCAGCAGGAAGAAGATTGTACTTGAGACTCAGGCACCAAGCCAGCAGCCCAGTCCGGGGATACAGACAACCAAATCTGAGGAGAAGCCTGCGGAGAATGACAAGAGAGACCCATTCAAAG CTCCTCAAGTTATCCGTAAGATACGGGGGGAAACCTTCACAGACACCTCAGGACACTTGAAACTGTGGTGCCAGTTCTTCAACGTGCTCGGGGATTCTACAATCAAATGGTACAGAAATGAAGAGCAGATTGCTCAGATCAAAAGAAG TGCTGGAGATGAAACTCAGGTCAACCTTGCCATTGTTCAGGCATCATGCAAAGACTCTGGTGTTTACAGATGCACAATCTCTAATGAATATGGGACTGACTCAACAGACTATCTACTCAGTGCAGATA TTTTGTCCGGACTATCCTTACGTGAAGACCTTGGTG TTGGAGAAGAAATCGAAATGACGCCCCTGATATTCAGCAGGGGTGTGGCTGACCCGGGCGTCTGGGGTAACAAATTCTTTGGCCGTGTAATGATGCAGGAATCTCGAATTGGTGATGGATGTTCACACAAAGTCTGGAGGGCAAAGGTCATCTATGGTCTTGagcctgtgtttgagtctggaAACACCTGTATCATTAAAGTAGGCAGCCCCATCAACTATGGAGGCAAGGGAGAAAGCTGCCTCATTGACAGGAACCTGGAGTTTGTGAAGCAG GAGTGTAAAATCCAGAACTTGGCTCGTGAGTACTGCAAGATCTTCGCTGCAGAGGCCAGAGCAATCGAACACTTTGGCCCCTCTCTTGA GGTGATTCCAGTCTACCTGATTTACCGCCCAGCAAACACTGTTCCTTATGCCACAGTGGAGGCTGATCTGACTGGAGTCTATCAGAAATACTCTGTCCTGGATCATACAGGCAGAATCGACATGAAGACTGGCTCTGAGGTGGAGCGTAAGTGCTGTGCCCTGCAGCACTGGATTCATCAGTGGACCAATGGCAACTTGCTTCTCACACGGCTTGAGG GTGTTGACACAAAGATCACCAATGTGGGAATTTCAGTGAAATCGACAGG GCATCAAGGTTTATCTGTGGAAGGAAATGCCAAAGTTTTCGAACAGTTTGTCTCACAGCATCAGTGTAACTACTTCTGTGGTCTGCTTGGCCTGAGGTCACTAAAGGTCATGGACTCTTTGTTGACACCAACAAAGCCCAAAGGCTCCAGGAGCCCATTACTTCAACGCAAAACAACTGCTGGCTCTGCCAGCCCGCAGAACGTCCGTAAAGCTGCTGGCAGCCCAAGAATGCCCAGGAAGACTGAGCAGGAGGGCAGAAACACAACCACTAAACAAAACCCTGCTGAGGCTCCTAAGATTGTTCAGATGGAATAG
- the cry5 gene encoding cryptochrome circadian regulator 5 has translation MAHICIHWFRKGLRLHDNPALIAALRDCKELYPVFILDPYLHNKTSVGINRWRFLIGALKDLDCSLRKLNSRLFVLRGKPEDVFPKLFNQWKVTKMTYEFDTEPYSLSRDKTVTTLAKDHGVEVIYKISHTLYDIERIIEENNGKAPLTYTRMQAIVKTLGPPKRPISAPTVEDMKDVKTPSFKKHGEEYGLPTLEELGHNTSALFEEKFPGGEQEALRSLDEHMQRTGWVCGFEKPQTSPNSLSPSTTVLSPHVTFGCLSARTFWWRLTDVYQGKKHSDPPVSLHGQLLWREFFYTASVGVPNFNKMEGNPVCTQVDWDTNPEYLAAWREAQTGFPFIDAIMTQLRQEGWIHHLARHAVACFLTRGDLWINWEEGQKVFEELLLDGDWALNAGNWQWLSASTFFHQYFRVYSPVAFGKKTDKNGDYIKKYLPLLKKFPAAYIYEPWKAPHSVQQAAGCIVGKDYPRPLVEHEVISKKNIQRMKLAYAKRSADSESPSKKQGVKRKQPSVADLMKKKEKKK, from the exons ATGGCTCATATATGCATTCATTGGTTCCGTAAGGGACTCAGGCTGCATGACAACCCAGCACTGATAGCAGCTCTGAGGGACTGTAAGGAGCTCTACCCTGTGTTCATCCTCGACCCATACCTCCATAACAAGACTTCTGTGGGCATAAACCGCTGGAGATTCCTTATTGGAGCCCTCAAAGACCTGGACTGCAGCCTCAGGAAGCTCAACTCCAG GCTGTTTGTTTTGAGGGGGAAGCCTGAGGATGTGTTCCCAAAGCTGTTCAACCAATGGAAAGTAACAAAGATGACCTACGAGTTCGACACAGAGCCCTACAGTTTGAGCCGGGACAAAACGGTGACCACACTGGCCAAAGACCATGGAGTGGAAGTCATATACAAAATCTCACACACTCTGTATGATATAGAAAG GATAATTGAGGAAAACAATGGGAAGGCCCCCCTAACTTACACCCGTATGCAGGCAATCGTAAAGACCCTCGGCCCCCCAAAAAGACCAATCTCTGCTCCAACCGTTGAAGATATGAAAG ATGTGAAGACCCCTTCTTTTAAAAAGCATGGGGAGGAATATGGGCTCCCTACTCTTGAGGAGCTCGGTCACAACACCTCAGCTCTATTTGAGGAGAAGTTCCcaggaggagaacaggaggcACTGAGGAGTTTAGATGAACATATGCAAAGAACG GGTTGGGTGTGTGGCTTTGAGAAGCCGCAGACTTCTCCAAACTCTCTGAGCCCGAGCACCACTGTTCTCAGTCCACATGTGACGTTTGGCTGCCTGTCTGCACGCACCTTCTGGTGGAGGCTGACAGACGTTTATCAGGGG AAGAAGCACTCGGATCCTCCAGTGTCCCTACATGGTCAGCTACTGTGGAGAGAGTTCTTCTACACAGCGAGTGTGGGGGTCCCAAACTTTAACAAGATGGAGGGCAACCCTGTTTGTACACAGGTGGATTGGGACACAAATCCAGAATATCTTGCTGCATGGAGAGAG GCTCAGACTGGTTTCCCCTTCATTGACGCCATCATGACTCAGCTAAGGCAGGAGGGCTGGATCCACCACCTGGCCAGACATGCTGTTGCTTGTTTTCTCACCAGGGGAGACCTGTGGATCAACTGGGAAGAGGGGCAGAAG GTGTTTGAGGAGCTTTTACTGGATGGTGACTGGGCTCTGAACGCTGGAAACTGGCAGTGGCTCTCAGCAAGCACATTCTTTCACCAGTACTTCAGGGTCTACTCCCCTGTGGCATTTGGCAAGAAGACGGACAAAAACGGAGACTATATCAA AAAGTACCTTCCTCTTCTGAAGAAGTTTCCAGCCGCGTACATCTATGAGCCGTGGAAAGCGCCACACAGTGTCCAGCAGGCAGCAGGATGCATTGTGGGGAAAGATTACCCACGTCCTTTAGTAGAGCATGAAGTGATCAGCAAGAAGAACATCCAGAGGATGAAGTTGGCTTATGCAAAGAGATCAGCAGATTCTGAATCACCCAGCAAAAAGCAAG GTGTAAAACGCAAGCAGCCATCAGTCGCCGAtttgatgaagaaaaaagagaaaaaaaagtaa